The genome window aaataaaatttcaaaaatgatacttttaactacccggttaatatatttaaagtgtgtgtcaaaaagtcaaactgttatatattaaaaatagagGAGTATGAGATGAGAGTATAAGTTGAATTTAGATTTCTGATTCTATCTCCGACCTGGGCATGGGCttgatggacaagtttgatagTGAAAGAAAATTACACTCTTTAATTTACAGGTTGTTGTAAATGTTGAACGGGAGAAACAGTTGCAAGCATACAAATGGAGAGATGACAGGTGAGTTTTGTCAGCACATAATTGACATGTTAGCCCCATTGCGCAACGACATAAGTATtaattttgggaaaaaaatttatattttactttatttgCCCAAAGGGCAAAGGCCCCAAACTATTCGATTATCAAATTATCTTGCACACTTAAGAGTCCTCACTTTCTCCTTCTCACAAACTTTCACAGCCAAACAAGCCGGCCCAATCAACTTAAAAATGGATTTACATACTAGGACTCCAGGAGGCTCAACGATTATGATTTCGTTGTGGTAATTTATCGGTAATTATCAAGAGAAATATTTGTTGTAAATCCGTAAGTTCAATATTTCTTGCAAAGATGTTAGTAACTACTCACAAAAATTTCAGGGGTATTTAATTGTTTAACGGGGTCCATGGTGACTTGGTGAGTCGGTGACAAGAATTTTAGATTGAATTATCACAATTTTGTTGTTAAAGTATGCAATAAAAATTCAGTCACCACATAGTTGTCTATGAAGAAGGGTCATAACAACTGGAATTTTGTAATAAACTACTTAGCATCTTTTTTTTTCACAATttaaacttatatattttataaataaatatttattctaatATCTCTCGGGATAAGTCAGAGTTGAACCCGAGTATCCGGAACAACATAAAATAAACTCATCATTTGGACTATCCAATCATACTCCACTATTTACATCTTTGTCGCAAAATTAACTATGATtacaaaattcatttcaaattatttattatcactATTTTTCTAACTGGAATTCCCATAAATATatctgtttctttttttttttaaacaatcaaTATATTTGTTATCATTCTCGGTATTGCTGTTAGAATTCGATGACTATTAACGAAAATTTCTAGTTGTAATCATCAAAGATTATCAAAATAGTGATTTTAATATCAATCACTAAATTATGATCGGATCAAACTGATTATTAAATTGTTGCCTTCactctttttcttttgttaaaTAAGGTCTTCACCTTTTAACTTTGTTAACtcaaacttatatatatcaACTGAACTGTAATTAGTAAGAAATTTTAAGGGATGATTTAGTTTATGATTAATAATTCTTGTTTACCATCTCATAATTTAGTGTTTGTATTAACAAAATCACTATTTAAATTTATCTTTATTCTCGATACACTCTGAACTCAATCTCTTGTCAATGTCCCTTTAAATGGGCGGAGTTCTCATTCTCAATTATCATTTTCATCAACAATCCAAACATTTATATAATAACATAcaaaatatcattaattttttttataaaaagggCCAGATCTAGtgtaaaaatcataatttttgacTAATAGTTActgtatatttttttgaagaaatttgtacTTATTTTTCTGGACCAAGATTAGCCCCATGTTATATCTCTGCATATTTCATTGTTTCAATATAAACTTGACATAATTCTTTAGCACATAGACATTCTCAAGTACAATTTTAATCGTGAAGCAATCAATAATCAATTCTTCTGCACATGAATCACCAATCAATGGCAAACTCATGCTACTATTATATCAGCTCAAAACACTATACATCTGGTCAGCATTAAACCAGAGAaagcatcttcttcattactGTTTCCAATCAATCTTCTCTGTGTAGTGGAGTGATCCGCATAACAAGGATCTTATAGTGTAAACTTTAAGCATAGAACGTTGGttgaataattataaacttgCTTATATCTGCATTATGCATTATGCAGTATACTTAAACCTTATTGACTTCAATTTCAAATCTGATAAGCGCTCGATTTTTCACATTTCAATTAGCCAACTGTCATTTACACTTATCTATCTATGCAACCctgtatttttgtttataaagaGAGAGCTAGCAGATAGTTCTGATGCTTAATGACCCCGGAAATATTTTTTCGAATTTTCACCAGATCCCAGAGAAAAACAAAGCAAAGAAACCAAAAGGGTTATTGAAATAGTTCTTATTTCTTCATGGCTACCAAGATCATagcattattttttttctgcatATTTTTTTCTTGTGTCAATACTTCCCAAGCCATAGTTGTCTCAGACGAATCGTTACGTAATATCAACTCCTGGTGCGAAAGTACACCCCATCCGGAGCCATGCAAGTATTTCTTGAGCCATGATCTACAGGTGGAACCAAAAGACAGCGGCGATTTCAGGAGAATAATGGTGGAAGTAGCTCTGGAGAAGGCCTTAAAAGAGCAAAATGGCACGGATAGGCTTGAAAATCGATGTGATAGCAAGAGGAGAAGAGCAGCGTGGACTGATTGCAACACATTGTTCCAAAACACAATTTATCAACTCAACCAAACCCTCGAAGCCTTGAAAAAAAACACAAGCGTTTCTTTCAATTTTGATGCGCAGACTTGGCTCAGCGCTGCCTTGACGAATATTGAGGTATGTCGTTCGGGTTCTGTAGAGCTAAATGTTACCAAATTCATAGCTCCCATTGTGTCGAATAATGTGTCAGAGCTGATTAGTAATAGCTTGGCAATCAACGGAGCTCCTTCCGCGGATGAGGATCAAGGagaaaataataaagataaagATTTTCCGACATGGTTTACTAGGAAAGACAGGAGACTCCTGCGAAGGAGATCATGGCCGTCGAGGGCGAACGTTGTGGTGGCCAAAGACAGGTCCGGGAAGTTTAGTTCAGTTCAAGCTGCTATAAATTATGCAGCAAGAGTGAAGAAGAGAGATTCGAGATTCATTATATATGTGAAGAGAGGTGTTTATCGCGAAAATATTGTTGTTCCGAATACGCTGAGCAAGATTATGTTGGTTGGCGACGGGATGAGGTACACAATAATCACTGGGAGCAGAAGTGTAGGTGCGGGATTTACAACCTACAGCTCTGCAACTGCAggtaaactaatttattttttagtctTGCTAAAGAAATTACTAATATTGCATAGCTTATGAATAAATCACCTGAAATAAGCTTAAGAAATATGTAAACACCGAGTTGAATACAGGGGTCCTTCCAATCAAAACTTATCACATGTCATTTTGGGTGAGATTTTATACCCAATTTTGTGCTTCAAGCATTTTCCTTTGGTAAATTATCTAATGCACAAATTTAAACACCGACATGCAACGAGATGTCACACTGAGACACTGATACCTTAAGCAGCATTACTGTGATCATCGCTTAAAACTTTCTGGTGTCGAGTGTTGCTGTAGGGCTTTCAGTTTTGTCTTCAACAATTCTACAGAGCCATACAGTTTTTAAATTTCTATGTAATTATGTAGTGTTTTGAGTCATTGAGTACGCGTCTATATTCATGTCACAGGAAGTGAAAAGAATACTGCAGGATTGAGATTTTAGAATTTAGGTTCTTAAAATCAGACAGCTGATGTTCTGAAAATCAGCAAAAATGAAATTGATGTTTTTTAAGTGAAGAAGCGAAGAAGCTACAGCAAGTTTAAAAGTCTCGATTAAGTTTCTAGATAATTTTGTGAAAAGGAAGAATAACATAACATAGTCATTAATATAATGATGCGATCGTGTGATGTAGAATTCTATTTGGCAATTTAAATATTCCTCTTGATCAGCCTTTTGTGGATCTCAAACCAAATTTAATTCTGCCAGAGTATTGTATGATTGTATCGTGTATCATCTTATGCAGACAGTAGCCAGACACCACTAAATTCGGATCAGTTCTTGCAACTAACTGTTGACCTGACACTAATAATCTAAATAGATTCCGTTTTTCATATCATATTGAGCTTGTAAGATCTGCAACAATTGACTTCGATTTTCTGCATCTGATATACCTCTAAAATTCATCAGGGATCGACGGAGTTGGCTTTATTGCACGTAGCATTACGTTCCGTAACACAGCTGGACCGCAGAAGGGACAGGCCGTGGCTCTTCGATCAGCATCTGATCTCTCTGTATATTATTCCTGTGCTTTTGAAGGATACCAGGACACTCTTTTTGTTCTTGCACAACGCCAATTTTACAAGTCATGTTACATTTACGGTACCATAGACTTCATCTTTGGAAATGCAGCAGCTGTGTTTCAGAACTGCATTATAAATGTCCGAAGACCGCTGCACGGCCAGATAAACGTCATAACGGCTCAAGGCCGGGCTGACCCGTACCAGAACACCGGTATTTCAATTCATAGCTCACGTATACAAGCTGCACCGGACCTTAGACCGGTGGTGAGAGAATTCAACACATACCTAGGACGTCCGTGGCAGCAATATTCGCGAACTGTTGTGATGAATTCCTTCATCGACAGCCTGGTGAATCCGCAAGGATGGTTAGCCTGGCAAGAATCGAATTTTGCTTGGAATACTTTGTATTACGGGGAGTATAATAACTTCGGGCCAGGTTCTGTCACCGGAAAAAGAGTCAGGTGGCGCGGCTACCACGTTATCAGAAGTGCGAACGAGGCATCTAAGTTCACAGCAGCGAAGCTTATAGCTGGTCAGGCCTGGTTAGCTTCCACTGGGGTGCCATTTTACTTAGGGCTATGATCATATCTCAATCACATGCCATTCATTCTCAGAATTGCTTTCATTAGTTTATTTTACAAAgttctgtatattattttttatatatacctatcatcttgaaaatgaaaaatcataTCGATTTTTCTTTAACCAACTTGTATGAGTTTCTCCTATGTTGATTGCTTGATGTAAAGCGGAAACTATTACTGTACAAGTCAATCATATTCTTGTTGAATCCTCCTTGTAATGAAAAGACTACAGATATAATTCAGCAATGATTTTGAACAAAAGATGCACAGCAGTGATCTTTAGAGCCTTGCAAATGTAGAAAAGAAGTTTTGCCTATACGGCTATACTAATCTTAGTTTAACAGAAACATAACAATTCAGCCTTAATATAATGATGTCTAGTTAATACCCAGTTCAATAAGAACCACCATACAATTGATCCCTAAGATAGAAAGGTTAAGTAGAATCTGTGCACCATAATAACAAACCAACAGAATCTTGAGTCAGATAACAAAAGCAGAAGAAAACAAACATAGATAGGCTAAATCATCTCAACAATCCACTTTTGTTTGTGCTCCATCTTTTCCTGCGTACAACCAAAAAGCTATCCAGAACAGCCGTCATGATCCTGCAAATTGTAACATTAACAATGCTTACTTGTTGAACAAAGAACTGCTATAATTAATTACATACCCGGGTGTAGGCAACACGGATTCACATTGTACTCAATGTAGACAGTATATTACTGTAGGAACTAGGATGTCAACCAGATGTAAACTTGTCAGTACTAGAAAGCAAAGCCCTTGAGGATCTACTAGAACTATATACTAGCATCATCAGTTCCTAACAGACAAGAACTTCATATAACAGACTAATATCACTAACGTCTAAATTGGAACTTTCTACCATTTAAACTTAATTTCAGTCTGTCAGCGATATTCATAATTCATGTATCCCGCAAGCATTCATCTGTAACTCTTTCCTTAGAAGACATAATTGAAAATTCATGCATCTTAATTTTAAACTTCTAAACCAACAGGATTCCAAGACCAACGATATATGTTTATGATTATTCATGTAGCCTGCAAGCATTCTTCTGTAACTCTTTGCTTAGAAAACATCATACAAAAATTCGTAATGTTTATATAGTTTATAATGATTAGTCTTTTAGACCTAGAATGACAAGGGTGTTTTAAAAGTCTTTACCCACTTTCCGTATGTCTCTCTACTTAAGCTGATTATCGACAGTATTAACATAACCTTCTGGCAGAATACAGGGCACTGCAACAGGTTTCAACAATTCTCGGAATACACGCCACCCCACATAACCAAAACAACGTCATGTGATTATTCAAGCTACAGAAACCTGATGTGTGAAATTATACTGCAAGAATCCCAACTTAAAATTTCTGTCTTCTTATAGTCAGGTAATTCTCATAATTTAGAATCTCTAAAAGACCCAACTAGAAATTCCCGTCTTCTTATAGTCAGGTGTATTGTTATAATTCAGGATTAAGGTGTTATTCATCATATTCTTATAGTcatacttgtcgggtattctcCTTCACAAGTTTTCATACAAGACAGTAGTgtatattatctaattaaataatatatcttaTTAACGCAAAAGATATTGTAATACAAGATAAAGATTTTAAGAATCTTACACATCAACTTCGTGCACTTGTCTCCTGTACTAAAGCTTCAGGTTGAACGCCTTGGACAAGAAATCATCCAATTGACGACTAAAGACAATGTCAGTAATCAATTGAAATTAGAGCGTGCTAGTTAGTATGAACTCAGTACCCAAAAGGCAACCACATTTACAGGAAAAGAGTACAATCAAATAACCATCTAACTTAGGAGTTGTAAATAGCTCAACAATTCAAATTTGCCAAG of Daucus carota subsp. sativus chromosome 3, DH1 v3.0, whole genome shotgun sequence contains these proteins:
- the LOC108212157 gene encoding probable pectinesterase/pectinesterase inhibitor 59; this translates as MATKIIALFFFCIFFSCVNTSQAIVVSDESLRNINSWCESTPHPEPCKYFLSHDLQVEPKDSGDFRRIMVEVALEKALKEQNGTDRLENRCDSKRRRAAWTDCNTLFQNTIYQLNQTLEALKKNTSVSFNFDAQTWLSAALTNIEVCRSGSVELNVTKFIAPIVSNNVSELISNSLAINGAPSADEDQGENNKDKDFPTWFTRKDRRLLRRRSWPSRANVVVAKDRSGKFSSVQAAINYAARVKKRDSRFIIYVKRGVYRENIVVPNTLSKIMLVGDGMRYTIITGSRSVGAGFTTYSSATAGIDGVGFIARSITFRNTAGPQKGQAVALRSASDLSVYYSCAFEGYQDTLFVLAQRQFYKSCYIYGTIDFIFGNAAAVFQNCIINVRRPLHGQINVITAQGRADPYQNTGISIHSSRIQAAPDLRPVVREFNTYLGRPWQQYSRTVVMNSFIDSLVNPQGWLAWQESNFAWNTLYYGEYNNFGPGSVTGKRVRWRGYHVIRSANEASKFTAAKLIAGQAWLASTGVPFYLGL